In Gracilimonas sp., a single window of DNA contains:
- the thrS gene encoding threonine--tRNA ligase, with protein MANHKITLTLPDGTQREYSSGVTGLEVAQSIAAGLARVALSITVNGEITDLDRPITEDADITINTWDSEDGKYTFWHSSAHLLAEAVQELYPEAKFGIGPPIESGFYYDIDFGEEQITQEDLPKIEDKFIEMARKKSEFERKNVSKDEALNFYKEKGNEYKIDLIKDLEDGNITFYTQGDFTDLCRGPHIPDSGIVKAVKLTSLAGAYWRGDSDSKQLTRIYGISFPKQKMLEEYLHRIEEAKKRDHRKLGKELGIYMIDNMVGSGLPMWLPNGTVLRRTLEAFLRDEQKKRGYKEVITPHIASLELYKTSGHYPYYQDSQYNPMKVDDEEYMLKPMNCPHHHRIYSNEMRSYRDLPLRLAEFGSVYRYEQSGELSGLSRVRGFTQDDAHIYCTHDQLKTEIKNTIELTQLVFSTFGMPVDIRLSYRDDNDKKYGGNTEYWDRAQKEIKEVADEMDLDYTIAPGEASFYGPKIDFIIRDAIGRKWQLGTVQVDYVMPERFDLTYIGSDNEKHRPVIIHRAPFGSMERFTSILIEHFAGDFPLWLSPEQVRILPISDDQNAYAEYCYEKLQELGVRVEIDKRSEQIGGKIRDAETSKTPYMLIVGAKEVENETVSVRRHKKGDIGTFNFSDFLSDIKTEIETKALPKD; from the coding sequence ATGGCAAACCATAAAATTACGCTTACACTACCCGACGGAACACAACGTGAATATTCATCAGGAGTCACCGGGCTTGAAGTGGCCCAATCTATTGCAGCCGGATTAGCCCGTGTCGCCCTTAGCATTACCGTGAATGGAGAGATTACAGATTTGGATCGTCCCATTACTGAAGACGCGGATATCACTATAAATACATGGGATAGTGAAGACGGGAAATACACTTTTTGGCACTCCTCTGCTCATTTACTGGCTGAGGCTGTTCAAGAACTTTATCCGGAAGCAAAGTTCGGTATAGGCCCGCCGATTGAAAGCGGATTCTATTATGACATCGATTTTGGTGAGGAACAAATTACCCAGGAAGATCTTCCCAAAATTGAAGATAAGTTCATTGAAATGGCTCGCAAAAAATCTGAGTTTGAGCGCAAAAATGTTTCCAAAGACGAAGCTCTGAATTTCTATAAGGAAAAAGGCAATGAGTATAAAATTGACTTGATTAAGGATCTGGAAGACGGAAACATTACATTTTATACCCAGGGTGATTTTACTGATTTATGTCGCGGACCACACATACCGGATTCGGGAATTGTGAAGGCTGTAAAACTAACCAGCCTGGCCGGAGCTTATTGGCGCGGTGACTCAGACAGCAAGCAGCTTACCAGAATTTACGGGATCAGTTTTCCAAAACAGAAAATGCTGGAAGAATATCTTCACCGAATTGAAGAAGCTAAGAAACGCGACCATCGCAAGTTAGGGAAAGAGCTTGGCATTTATATGATTGACAATATGGTAGGCAGCGGCCTCCCCATGTGGCTCCCGAACGGAACCGTGCTTCGCAGAACACTGGAAGCTTTCCTCCGGGATGAACAAAAGAAGCGCGGATATAAAGAAGTAATCACTCCACATATCGCAAGCCTGGAGCTTTACAAAACCTCCGGGCACTATCCATACTATCAGGATTCGCAGTACAATCCTATGAAGGTGGATGATGAAGAATATATGCTTAAGCCGATGAATTGCCCTCATCATCACCGAATTTATTCCAATGAAATGCGCAGCTACCGGGATCTTCCATTGAGATTAGCCGAATTCGGGTCTGTTTACAGATACGAACAATCCGGAGAATTGAGTGGGTTATCGCGAGTCAGGGGATTTACTCAGGATGATGCGCATATTTACTGCACCCACGACCAACTCAAAACCGAAATCAAGAATACCATTGAATTAACTCAGTTAGTATTCAGCACGTTTGGGATGCCTGTGGATATCCGCCTTTCCTACAGAGATGATAATGACAAGAAATATGGTGGCAACACTGAATATTGGGATCGTGCTCAAAAAGAAATCAAAGAAGTAGCGGATGAAATGGATCTGGATTATACCATCGCTCCCGGAGAGGCTAGTTTCTACGGGCCAAAAATTGATTTTATTATTCGGGACGCCATCGGAAGAAAATGGCAATTGGGAACTGTACAGGTAGATTATGTGATGCCGGAACGATTTGACCTGACCTATATCGGCTCTGACAATGAAAAACACCGGCCGGTCATTATTCACCGTGCCCCTTTCGGTTCCATGGAACGTTTTACCAGTATTTTAATAGAACACTTTGCAGGAGACTTCCCGCTGTGGTTATCTCCGGAACAAGTTCGCATCCTGCCTATTTCGGATGATCAAAATGCTTATGCCGAATATTGCTATGAGAAATTGCAAGAATTGGGCGTTCGCGTAGAAATTGACAAAAGAAGTGAGCAAATCGGAGGAAAAATCCGGGATGCTGAAACGAGCAAGACTCCATATATGTTAATAGTTGGAGCAAAGGAAGTCGAAAATGAAACTGTTTCTGTACGCCGCCATAAAAAAGGGGATATTGGAACTTTCAATTTTTCTGATTTTCTTTCAGATATCAAAACTGAAATTGAAACAAAAGCATTACCTAAAGACTAA
- the infC gene encoding translation initiation factor IF-3, which translates to MARRNFQRRPTNEDRPRINEEIDAAKVRVITPDEEHEITTSDRALEIAASYNLDLVEVAPKAKPPVCKVIDYGKFMYEKKKKEKEAKKKQHTISVKELRFRPNTDDHDLEFKTRHAREFLEGGDKVKATVQFRGRDMLYTEKGELLLLQLAKDLSDVGKIESKPNMEGRRMIMMITPSKS; encoded by the coding sequence ATCGCAAGAAGAAACTTTCAGAGACGGCCTACAAATGAAGACCGTCCTCGAATTAATGAAGAAATAGACGCAGCCAAAGTTCGGGTTATAACACCTGATGAAGAGCATGAGATCACTACATCTGACCGTGCCTTAGAAATTGCTGCATCGTACAACTTAGATCTTGTAGAAGTTGCACCCAAAGCCAAGCCCCCGGTTTGCAAGGTGATTGACTACGGCAAGTTCATGTACGAAAAAAAGAAAAAAGAAAAAGAAGCCAAGAAAAAGCAGCATACCATTTCGGTAAAAGAATTGCGCTTCCGTCCGAACACGGACGATCATGATCTTGAATTCAAGACCCGTCACGCCAGAGAATTTTTGGAAGGTGGCGACAAAGTTAAGGCAACCGTTCAGTTCAGAGGGCGAGACATGCTCTACACTGAAAAAGGCGAATTACTCCTTTTACAGCTTGCTAAAGACTTATCTGATGTGGGTAAGATTGAATCTAAGCCCAATATGGAAGGTCGCAGAATGATTATGATGATCACCCCATCTAAAAGTTAA
- the rpmI gene encoding 50S ribosomal protein L35 codes for MPKMKSNSGAKKRFKVTGSGKIKRKKAFKRHILTKKSSKTKRQLGKDTLVDKADEKSIKRQIPYKL; via the coding sequence ATGCCAAAAATGAAAAGTAACAGTGGTGCTAAAAAGCGGTTTAAAGTTACCGGTTCCGGTAAAATTAAACGCAAAAAAGCTTTTAAGCGTCACATTTTGACTAAGAAAAGTAGTAAAACTAAGAGACAGCTTGGAAAAGACACATTGGTTGATAAAGCCGATGAAAAGTCTATAAAAAGGCAAATCCCTTATAAACTTTAA
- the rplT gene encoding 50S ribosomal protein L20, giving the protein MPRSTNLVASRHRRRKILNQAKGYWGKRKNVYTIAKNAVEKGLLYQYRDRKNRKRNFRRLWITRINAAARLNDTTYSKLIHGMKTKNMEINRKVLADLAVHDADTFAAIVKEATA; this is encoded by the coding sequence ATGCCACGTTCAACAAATTTAGTGGCTTCCCGTCACCGTCGCAGAAAGATTCTAAATCAGGCGAAAGGTTACTGGGGCAAGCGTAAGAACGTTTACACCATTGCAAAAAATGCGGTAGAAAAAGGTCTTTTGTACCAATATCGCGATCGCAAGAATCGTAAACGTAATTTCCGTCGATTATGGATCACCCGCATCAATGCGGCAGCAAGACTCAACGATACCACCTATTCTAAACTCATCCACGGGATGAAGACAAAGAATATGGAGATTAATCGTAAGGTACTTGCAGATCTTGCCGTCCACGATGCAGATACGTTTGCTGCTATTGTAAAGGAAGCCACTGCTTAA
- the pheS gene encoding phenylalanine--tRNA ligase subunit alpha → MLDDIKVLEQEIQNFKISSEEQLEAFRLEFLSRNGKVQSMFKNMGSVPKEDRAEVGKAMNQVKILAESRFEEAKASLQQNTSKDFSAKDDITLTPPSYPVGSLHPLTQTLEEMKSIFYRLGFTIADGPEIEDDFHNFTALNFPPNHPARDEQDTFFIRKSEDPDVQDLVLRTHTSPVQIRLMEKTEPPIRAIMPGRVYRNEAVSPKSYFLFHQVEALYVDENVSVADLKETLITFAKLMFGTDVKYRLRPGFFPFTEPSLEMDIWWGSEQDGKWLEILGSGMVDPNVFKSAGVDPEKYTGFAWGMGVERIAILRHGIDDIRTFYENDIRFLEQFN, encoded by the coding sequence ATGCTTGATGATATAAAAGTCTTAGAACAAGAAATTCAGAACTTCAAAATTTCCAGCGAGGAACAGCTCGAAGCCTTCCGTCTTGAATTCCTTTCCCGTAACGGAAAAGTACAATCCATGTTCAAAAATATGGGAAGCGTACCAAAAGAAGATAGAGCTGAAGTTGGTAAAGCAATGAATCAGGTTAAGATTCTGGCTGAATCCAGGTTTGAAGAAGCCAAAGCTTCCCTGCAACAAAATACGAGCAAAGATTTCAGCGCCAAAGACGATATCACATTAACCCCTCCTTCCTATCCGGTGGGTTCTCTTCATCCCTTAACACAAACTCTGGAAGAGATGAAATCCATTTTTTACCGACTTGGGTTTACCATTGCAGACGGTCCGGAAATCGAAGACGACTTTCATAATTTCACAGCACTCAATTTCCCTCCCAACCATCCTGCCCGGGATGAACAGGATACTTTTTTTATTCGCAAAAGCGAGGATCCGGACGTGCAGGATTTGGTACTTCGTACCCACACCTCTCCTGTTCAGATTCGATTAATGGAGAAAACCGAACCTCCTATCCGGGCAATTATGCCGGGCAGGGTGTACCGGAATGAGGCTGTTTCCCCAAAATCCTATTTCTTATTTCACCAGGTAGAAGCACTGTATGTAGATGAAAATGTGAGTGTTGCTGACCTGAAGGAAACCCTCATTACTTTTGCCAAGCTGATGTTTGGTACAGATGTTAAATACCGTCTGCGTCCCGGTTTCTTTCCATTCACCGAGCCCAGCCTGGAGATGGATATTTGGTGGGGATCGGAACAAGACGGGAAATGGCTGGAAATATTAGGATCCGGCATGGTCGATCCCAATGTATTTAAATCTGCCGGCGTTGACCCGGAAAAATATACCGGCTTTGCCTGGGGTATGGGTGTTGAACGAATAGCTATTCTCCGCCATGGCATTGATGACATTCGCACCTTTTATGAAAATGACATTCGTTTTCTGGAACAATTTAATTAA
- the pheT gene encoding phenylalanine--tRNA ligase subunit beta, with amino-acid sequence MKVSYNWLNEFIDLPLSPEETAEKLTLIGLEVEEIEEFGSSLEGVIVGEVLEVREHPNADRLQVCDVDLGDSKTQIVCGAKNVAAGQKVPVATVGSTLPIKLDDGSNLKIKKAKLRGEVSEGMICAEDELGLGTDHSGIMVLKNDPKTGTPISEIFDLYQDTIIDIAITPNRPDATCHLGVGRDLAAALNLELKKPDIKSGKTVQDSDDITIKIENAEKCHRYVGKMVKGVKIEESPNWLRNKLKAIGVRPVNNVVDVTNYVMYELGQPLHAFDYATIRGKEIVVRDYKKEIEFETLDHVKRKCSPGTLFICDGEGPVAIAGVMGGVDSEVSDKTTDILIESAYFDPGSIRRTAKEQTLQTDASYRFERGIDPNLQALAAERAAQLISEVAGGKVMNETVDIHPTKTEAYEIKLRKSYTNRLLGTDFDTNTISSILDGLELKEIKKDKDSITFEIPTFRPDLEREVDLIEEVGRLFDYNKIPAPKHGIYVSSESLTDWEQLNQKIRNTALQLGLREIYSNSLISEKDASHFGDLDEMISALNPLNKDMSTLRPSLLHGFLKSASYNFNRKAAGVRFFELGHVFNADKEGTYYEGIKEEVHVLFGLAGLKNTENWAQEATSYTVFDLKALVHAFFKKLNLLESLNSRAVDETTLEYYWGDHKIGTIFYPGDELKKAYDFEQDAFVAELSVTAIAEALSVIPETKFKTVPKFPAFEFDFAVIVSQSVTAGELMEVIEDKAGDQLESIDIFDVFEGKSIGEGNKSLAFRLHFIDPNKTLNIKEVEPIIQRIVKSLEKDFSAKLRG; translated from the coding sequence ATGAAAGTATCCTACAACTGGCTTAATGAATTTATTGACCTTCCGCTCTCACCGGAAGAAACCGCAGAAAAGTTAACGCTTATCGGACTCGAGGTTGAAGAAATCGAAGAATTCGGCAGCTCGCTGGAAGGCGTGATCGTCGGCGAAGTACTGGAAGTCCGTGAACATCCCAATGCCGACCGGCTTCAGGTGTGTGATGTAGATCTCGGTGATTCCAAAACTCAGATCGTTTGCGGAGCTAAGAATGTAGCGGCCGGGCAGAAAGTTCCTGTTGCCACTGTCGGCTCCACCCTCCCTATCAAACTTGATGACGGTTCAAACCTCAAGATCAAGAAAGCAAAACTTAGGGGAGAAGTTTCAGAAGGCATGATCTGCGCCGAAGATGAACTCGGGCTGGGAACTGACCACTCCGGCATTATGGTATTGAAGAATGATCCTAAAACAGGCACACCCATTTCGGAAATTTTTGACCTCTATCAAGATACCATAATTGACATTGCCATCACCCCAAACCGACCGGATGCAACTTGTCATCTCGGTGTGGGCCGCGACCTGGCGGCAGCTTTAAATCTGGAACTTAAGAAACCGGATATCAAATCCGGAAAAACGGTTCAGGATTCCGATGATATCACCATTAAAATCGAAAATGCCGAAAAGTGCCATCGCTATGTCGGTAAAATGGTGAAAGGCGTTAAAATTGAAGAATCTCCGAATTGGCTGCGTAATAAACTGAAGGCTATCGGGGTTCGTCCGGTGAATAATGTCGTGGATGTAACCAACTATGTGATGTATGAATTGGGGCAACCTCTGCATGCCTTTGATTATGCGACCATACGGGGAAAAGAAATTGTAGTCCGTGATTACAAAAAGGAAATTGAATTCGAGACCCTGGATCACGTAAAGAGAAAATGTTCGCCCGGAACACTGTTTATTTGTGACGGCGAGGGTCCTGTAGCAATAGCGGGAGTAATGGGCGGTGTGGATTCTGAAGTCAGTGATAAAACCACAGATATTTTAATTGAAAGTGCATACTTCGATCCCGGTTCTATTCGCAGAACAGCTAAAGAACAAACTCTGCAAACCGATGCATCATATCGCTTCGAGCGTGGCATAGACCCAAACCTTCAGGCCCTGGCCGCGGAACGTGCGGCTCAGTTGATATCCGAGGTAGCCGGCGGTAAAGTTATGAATGAAACGGTGGATATACATCCAACCAAAACCGAGGCATACGAAATTAAACTCAGAAAAAGCTACACAAATAGGCTGTTGGGAACCGATTTTGACACCAATACCATTAGCTCCATTCTGGACGGGCTTGAACTGAAGGAAATCAAAAAGGATAAAGATAGCATTACATTTGAAATTCCAACTTTCCGCCCTGATTTAGAGCGTGAAGTCGATTTGATTGAAGAAGTAGGCCGTTTGTTTGATTACAACAAAATCCCTGCCCCTAAACACGGCATTTATGTTTCCTCAGAGTCGTTGACCGATTGGGAACAATTGAATCAAAAAATCAGGAATACCGCTCTTCAACTTGGATTGCGGGAAATCTATTCCAACTCATTGATTTCAGAAAAGGATGCGAGTCACTTCGGCGATTTGGATGAAATGATTTCAGCACTTAATCCCCTCAATAAGGATATGAGTACGCTTCGCCCTTCCCTCCTGCATGGGTTTTTAAAATCAGCTTCCTATAATTTCAACCGTAAAGCAGCCGGAGTAAGGTTTTTTGAATTGGGTCATGTATTCAATGCTGACAAAGAAGGAACCTATTACGAAGGAATTAAAGAAGAAGTACATGTCTTATTTGGCTTGGCTGGGTTAAAAAACACTGAGAATTGGGCGCAGGAAGCCACATCATATACGGTATTTGATTTAAAGGCATTGGTACATGCCTTCTTCAAAAAGTTAAACTTGCTGGAATCCCTGAACTCCCGGGCAGTGGACGAAACAACTTTGGAATATTACTGGGGTGATCATAAAATCGGTACCATTTTCTACCCCGGAGATGAGCTCAAAAAAGCTTACGATTTTGAACAGGATGCTTTTGTAGCCGAACTATCTGTTACTGCCATAGCTGAGGCATTAAGTGTAATTCCGGAAACTAAATTCAAAACCGTTCCCAAATTTCCCGCTTTTGAATTTGACTTCGCTGTCATTGTTTCTCAATCAGTTACCGCCGGGGAACTCATGGAAGTGATTGAAGATAAAGCCGGTGATCAGCTCGAAAGCATTGATATTTTTGATGTTTTTGAAGGAAAATCAATTGGGGAAGGAAACAAAAGCCTCGCCTTCAGGTTACATTTCATTGATCCCAACAAGACCTTGAATATCAAAGAAGTAGAACCTATTATTCAGCGTATTGTTAAATCATTGGAAAAAGATTTTTCAGCTAAATTGAGAGGTTAG
- a CDS encoding cell division protein ZapA: MKSIKVTILGKQYPLKVEDHEEEAMIRICKFVDDRFKTYRQQLVKQPESTVMVLAALSIAEELFEVRNANSELENNEEVLMERINHSLERLLTEIKE, from the coding sequence ATGAAATCAATTAAAGTTACTATTCTTGGCAAGCAGTACCCTTTAAAGGTTGAAGATCATGAAGAAGAAGCCATGATCAGAATCTGTAAGTTTGTGGACGATCGGTTTAAGACATACCGACAGCAGCTGGTAAAACAACCGGAGTCAACGGTAATGGTATTGGCGGCGCTTAGTATTGCAGAAGAATTATTTGAAGTCAGAAATGCAAACAGTGAACTGGAGAATAACGAAGAAGTTTTGATGGAGCGTATAAATCACAGCCTGGAAAGACTGTTGACAGAAATCAAAGAATAG
- a CDS encoding TIGR00282 family metallophosphoesterase, whose product MADTVSIFFVGDIVGDPGIEMTNTFLPSLIKKYDADFVIANAENSHEGFGTNRTIIKNLLNLGVHVVTGGDHSFDKWKVFDYMREHNHILRPLNYPKGNAGLGFSIYPVPGKDLKIGVLNLQGRTFMKAIDDPFTAAEWALEKIKEETNIIFVDFHAEATAEKMSMGWHIDGKASVMVGTHTHVQTNDARILPQGLGYLTDAGMTGSFDSVIGMDKKVSIKRFMTGVHQKYKAAKGDNQLCGAFAKIDTETGKCVHIEPITYPGLNNSSAE is encoded by the coding sequence TTGGCTGATACCGTCAGCATTTTTTTTGTAGGAGATATTGTTGGAGATCCCGGCATCGAAATGACAAATACTTTTCTGCCCAGCTTGATTAAGAAATATGATGCCGATTTTGTAATTGCCAATGCCGAAAATTCCCACGAGGGCTTTGGCACCAATCGTACAATTATCAAAAATTTACTGAATCTCGGTGTGCATGTAGTAACCGGCGGCGATCATTCCTTCGATAAATGGAAAGTGTTTGACTACATGCGTGAACATAACCATATCCTGCGCCCTCTTAATTACCCCAAAGGAAATGCCGGATTGGGCTTTAGTATTTATCCTGTGCCCGGAAAAGATCTCAAAATCGGGGTTTTAAATTTACAGGGCCGTACTTTTATGAAGGCCATTGACGATCCTTTTACTGCGGCAGAATGGGCGCTGGAAAAGATAAAGGAAGAAACCAATATTATATTTGTAGATTTTCACGCTGAAGCCACCGCTGAAAAAATGTCTATGGGCTGGCATATAGATGGAAAAGCGTCTGTTATGGTGGGTACACATACCCATGTTCAAACCAATGATGCACGAATTTTACCTCAGGGCCTGGGATACCTGACCGATGCGGGCATGACCGGTTCATTCGACTCTGTTATTGGAATGGATAAAAAAGTATCCATTAAACGATTCATGACCGGGGTTCATCAAAAATACAAAGCAGCCAAAGGAGATAATCAGCTTTGCGGGGCTTTTGCGAAAATAGATACGGAAACAGGGAAATGCGTGCATATCGAGCCCATCACCTATCCCGGACTAAACAATTCGTCTGCTGAATGA
- a CDS encoding ABC transporter ATP-binding protein translates to MENSKIVLEAKNLHKSFPAGPDKDELHVLQGMNLEVAEGSITSIIGSSGSGKSTLLHILGGLDRADKGDVFWDGKNITEYKPDDLAAFRNTYIGFVFQFHHLLPEFTALENVAMPGLIAGTSSKEAFDRAEELLGLFGVEARKGHRPTQLSGGEQQRVSMARALMNNPRIILADEPTGNLDQDNTDIILDLLFELREAMGVSVLLITHEKEIAGRSDRILELKKGVLESL, encoded by the coding sequence ATGGAAAATTCAAAAATAGTTCTCGAAGCCAAAAATCTTCATAAAAGCTTTCCTGCAGGTCCTGATAAAGACGAGCTGCATGTTCTTCAGGGAATGAACCTGGAAGTTGCGGAAGGCAGTATCACTTCTATCATTGGATCCAGTGGAAGCGGTAAAAGTACCTTGCTTCATATTCTCGGAGGGTTGGACCGGGCTGATAAAGGGGATGTTTTTTGGGATGGAAAGAATATCACTGAATATAAACCCGATGACCTTGCTGCGTTTAGAAATACATATATAGGTTTCGTGTTTCAGTTTCACCATTTGCTTCCGGAGTTTACCGCTCTTGAGAATGTAGCAATGCCCGGACTTATTGCAGGCACTTCTTCAAAAGAAGCTTTTGATCGGGCTGAAGAATTATTAGGCCTTTTTGGTGTAGAAGCACGAAAGGGTCACCGCCCTACCCAGCTTTCCGGGGGTGAACAACAGCGGGTATCGATGGCAAGAGCTCTTATGAACAACCCTCGAATTATACTTGCTGATGAGCCCACCGGAAATTTAGATCAGGACAATACAGATATTATCCTGGATCTTTTATTTGAGCTTCGGGAAGCCATGGGAGTCTCGGTTTTGCTCATTACTCACGAAAAAGAAATTGCCGGTCGCTCAGATCGCATATTAGAGTTGAAAAAAGGAGTTTTAGAATCACTTTAG
- a CDS encoding tetratricopeptide repeat protein yields the protein MSKRLSKEELETDPLIENYNRLANYYQQNRTRITSIAIAVIILIGGIFGYNYYSSSQENQAQELLAIAENYYAQGDYENALYGNEFELTYGFDQIAEEFPWTNAGNIANYYAAVSSFELGDLENALMYIENFDVPEGILGVGPLVFHAKIHLANENYTAAGEKFIQAANWNVNDVTTPSNLYEAAQAYYKAENYDRADELVSKIIDEYPQSDRLAEAQRLKGMLAAIN from the coding sequence ATGTCTAAAAGGCTTTCAAAAGAAGAATTAGAAACCGATCCGTTAATTGAGAATTACAATCGATTAGCCAACTATTATCAACAAAACAGAACCCGGATTACCTCTATCGCTATTGCAGTGATCATACTTATAGGAGGTATTTTTGGATACAACTACTATTCGTCTTCTCAGGAAAATCAAGCCCAGGAACTTCTGGCCATTGCAGAAAACTATTATGCACAGGGAGATTATGAAAATGCCCTGTATGGGAATGAATTTGAACTTACCTACGGCTTTGATCAAATAGCCGAAGAATTTCCATGGACGAATGCCGGGAACATTGCCAACTATTATGCGGCTGTATCCAGTTTTGAACTGGGAGATTTAGAAAATGCCCTTATGTATATCGAAAACTTTGATGTTCCCGAAGGCATTTTGGGAGTAGGACCGCTTGTTTTCCATGCGAAAATTCATTTGGCTAATGAAAATTATACCGCCGCGGGCGAAAAATTTATCCAGGCCGCCAACTGGAACGTAAATGATGTAACCACTCCTTCTAACCTATATGAAGCAGCTCAGGCTTACTACAAAGCTGAGAATTATGATCGCGCTGATGAATTAGTGAGCAAGATTATTGATGAATACCCTCAGAGCGATAGATTAGCTGAAGCTCAACGCTTGAAAGGAATGCTTGCCGCCATCAATTAG
- a CDS encoding TlpA disulfide reductase family protein, with amino-acid sequence MKKLISLLVLFLVAQSTAMAQSPREGSWKGVIVYSNAEIPFTFEVVYPENAGAPILTFINGKDRASLEAIQRNDSLIIPMFAFDITLSMAIGEKKMQGELVKHYSNKSYSFEAEYGLPRYDIEEENDPVQIGSKWSMKVNVGTQNEYPAVALFEQDGNKVTGTIMTEVSDYRFFEGKIEGNEIEMSTFDGVHSFLFKGTRENGKWKGELVLDDGYSRKWEAEYDENASLTDPFEVVDLEGKQVKPDFEKLTALSGEGIIADSYKGKVLIIQIMGTWCSNSQDQTRYLTDWYEENRDRGVEILAVNYEANYSPEYGQSRIKTYKERLGIHYPMILGGELNKKLAADAFPFIDRIMAFPTLVFVGKEGYARYVHSYFTGPATVEYYEGFKRRFNTIVDELTSE; translated from the coding sequence ATGAAAAAATTAATCAGTCTGCTTGTTCTATTTTTAGTCGCTCAATCAACCGCCATGGCTCAGTCGCCCAGGGAAGGGAGTTGGAAGGGAGTCATCGTCTATTCAAATGCAGAAATTCCTTTTACCTTTGAGGTGGTCTATCCTGAAAACGCGGGTGCACCTATACTAACTTTTATTAATGGAAAAGACCGGGCATCCCTGGAGGCTATACAACGAAATGACAGCTTGATCATCCCTATGTTTGCCTTTGATATCACCCTCAGCATGGCAATCGGAGAAAAGAAAATGCAGGGTGAGCTGGTCAAACATTACAGCAACAAAAGCTATTCTTTTGAAGCTGAATATGGGTTACCCAGATACGATATAGAAGAAGAAAATGATCCGGTTCAGATTGGCTCGAAGTGGAGTATGAAGGTGAATGTTGGTACTCAAAACGAATATCCGGCAGTGGCTTTATTTGAACAGGATGGCAATAAAGTGACGGGGACCATCATGACGGAGGTTAGTGATTATCGATTTTTTGAAGGGAAAATTGAAGGCAATGAAATAGAGATGTCGACATTTGACGGGGTTCATTCCTTTTTATTTAAGGGTACCCGGGAGAATGGTAAATGGAAGGGAGAGCTGGTTTTAGATGACGGTTATTCCAGAAAATGGGAGGCAGAATATGATGAAAATGCAAGCTTAACAGATCCGTTTGAGGTGGTAGATTTGGAGGGGAAGCAGGTTAAACCTGATTTTGAAAAGTTAACTGCTTTATCCGGTGAGGGTATTATTGCGGACTCCTATAAAGGCAAAGTGCTGATCATTCAGATTATGGGGACCTGGTGTTCAAACAGTCAGGATCAAACACGCTATTTGACAGACTGGTACGAAGAGAACAGAGACCGGGGAGTAGAAATATTGGCTGTGAACTATGAAGCGAATTATTCACCGGAATACGGTCAGAGCCGAATTAAAACTTACAAAGAGCGTCTCGGTATACATTATCCCATGATACTGGGCGGGGAGTTGAATAAGAAATTAGCTGCAGATGCATTTCCATTTATTGACCGTATCATGGCTTTCCCTACTTTGGTATTTGTGGGTAAAGAGGGATATGCCAGATATGTTCACAGCTATTTTACGGGACCGGCCACCGTGGAATATTATGAAGGTTTTAAGCGGCGTTTTAATACTATTGTGGATGAACTGACTTCAGAGTAA